In bacterium, a genomic segment contains:
- a CDS encoding isochorismatase family protein, with protein sequence MTNIPRLNRDNILFIFIDLQDKLLMKIPDVQQLLSRNELLIASANALGLPYMVTSQYRRGLGEIAGSLRDKIEVPVLDKTSFSCVGDETIGKELEGFRRRSLVISGVETHICVMQTCLDLLAKGFQVSIVADAVGARKQADHELGLKRMESSGALPVTAEMVIYELLGRSDSDAFKKILPLIK encoded by the coding sequence ATGACAAATATCCCACGACTAAATCGCGACAATATTCTGTTTATTTTCATTGATTTGCAAGACAAGCTTTTGATGAAGATTCCGGATGTTCAGCAACTGCTATCGCGCAATGAGCTGCTCATTGCGTCTGCTAATGCGTTAGGTCTACCTTATATGGTGACGAGTCAATATCGCAGAGGTCTCGGTGAAATTGCAGGATCGCTCAGGGACAAAATTGAAGTTCCCGTTTTGGACAAGACAAGCTTCAGCTGTGTGGGAGATGAAACCATTGGAAAAGAACTGGAAGGATTCAGAAGACGGTCGCTGGTGATTTCGGGTGTTGAGACTCACATTTGTGTCATGCAAACCTGTCTGGACCTGCTGGCTAAGGGATTTCAGGTTTCCATTGTCGCGGACGCCGTTGGGGCCCGGAAACAGGCGGACCATGAACTCGGACTAAAGCGGATGGAATCTTCCGGCGCTCTACCGGTAACCGCCGAGATGGTCATTTATGAGCTGCTTGGCCGCAGCGATTCCGACGCGTTTAAAAAGATCCTTCCTTTGATTAAGTAG
- a CDS encoding zinc-dependent metalloprotease, protein MRILSFLICLFIACTAHSEQVPGIAEKTSGAQKFPGFFPFYWHSHSGKIWLEIDKLETEFLYVHWLPAGLGSNDVGLDRGKLGDTRVVKFIRSGPKILLVQPNYSFRALTENAAETKTVRESFAESVLWGFEVAAEDKNKVLVDATSFYLQDVFDVISALKENKQGEFKLEASRSAFYMDGTKNFPRNTEVEVTLTFTGNDPGEFVRDVTPSPKSITVREHHSFVEAPEPGYEPRKFDPRAGFYGIRFMDFSTPIGEPIWKQWIARHRLKKKNPGTNSEAEEPIIYYIDSGAPEPVRTALLEGASWWNQAFETAGYKNAFQVKVLPEGADPLDVRYNVIQWVHRLTRGWSYGATVVDPRTGEIIKGHVSLGSQRVRQDYMIAEGLLAPYEGENVPPEMLEMALARIRQLSAHEVGHTLGLTHNFAASMSDRASVMDYPHPLIKIRTDGSFDLSDAYAKGIGEWDKVAIRYGYSDASDAKTLDQILQDATARGLLFIVDEDARPDGGAHPQAHLWDNGKDAVQELKHIVKVRELALSRFSENTIRKGIPLSNLEEVLVPIYLFHRYQIINVSKLIGGLDYSYTLRGDNQKGPRPVPAAMQVNALQSLLSLLQPDALAVPDPVLKLIPPRAYGYPRWRETFRVRTGLTFDALAPPESAANMILYVILHPERAARLVEMHSLDSQLPGFSDVVDKLLAATWKAQQENGYHGEIRRVVNMLALYSLMNLTANDKTASQVRAISYQKLDQLKDWLKAQLKASASQEVNAHYQFALSEIIRFQENPKEIHLTPPLEPPPGAPIGCW, encoded by the coding sequence ATGAGAATCCTTTCTTTTCTGATCTGCCTTTTCATCGCCTGCACCGCCCATAGTGAGCAGGTTCCCGGCATTGCCGAAAAGACGTCAGGTGCGCAGAAATTTCCCGGGTTCTTCCCTTTCTACTGGCACTCTCATTCAGGAAAAATCTGGCTGGAAATCGATAAACTCGAAACAGAATTTCTTTACGTTCACTGGCTCCCTGCCGGACTCGGATCAAACGATGTCGGACTGGATCGTGGCAAGCTGGGAGATACTCGAGTCGTAAAGTTCATTCGAAGCGGTCCCAAAATACTTCTCGTGCAACCGAATTACTCATTTCGCGCACTCACCGAAAACGCGGCTGAAACCAAAACTGTTCGGGAATCGTTTGCTGAATCTGTTCTGTGGGGGTTTGAAGTTGCAGCTGAAGACAAGAATAAAGTCCTAGTTGATGCAACTTCATTCTATCTGCAGGATGTTTTTGATGTGATTTCCGCGCTGAAAGAAAATAAGCAAGGTGAATTCAAGCTGGAAGCCTCACGCTCGGCATTTTACATGGATGGTACGAAGAATTTTCCGAGAAATACGGAAGTCGAAGTTACTTTGACTTTCACAGGTAACGATCCAGGCGAGTTTGTTCGCGATGTGACTCCTTCTCCAAAAAGCATCACAGTCCGCGAGCACCATTCCTTTGTTGAAGCGCCGGAACCCGGATACGAACCTCGTAAATTTGATCCGCGCGCGGGGTTTTATGGAATTCGTTTTATGGATTTTTCTACTCCCATAGGAGAACCAATCTGGAAACAGTGGATTGCGCGGCATCGATTGAAAAAAAAGAATCCGGGCACAAACAGCGAAGCCGAGGAACCGATCATCTATTACATTGATTCGGGCGCGCCGGAACCGGTGCGGACTGCGCTCCTGGAAGGAGCAAGCTGGTGGAATCAGGCTTTCGAAACTGCAGGTTACAAAAACGCATTTCAAGTAAAAGTTTTGCCGGAAGGTGCCGATCCACTGGACGTTCGATACAACGTGATTCAGTGGGTGCACCGTTTAACTCGCGGTTGGTCCTATGGCGCCACGGTAGTGGATCCTCGAACGGGAGAGATTATCAAAGGGCACGTGTCTCTTGGTTCGCAGCGGGTGCGTCAGGATTACATGATTGCCGAAGGATTGCTTGCTCCCTACGAAGGGGAAAACGTTCCGCCAGAAATGTTGGAGATGGCACTCGCTCGAATTCGCCAGCTTTCGGCACATGAAGTCGGACACACGCTCGGCCTCACGCACAATTTTGCAGCCAGCATGAGCGATCGAGCGTCTGTGATGGATTATCCTCATCCATTGATAAAGATACGAACAGATGGTTCGTTCGATTTATCCGATGCGTACGCGAAAGGGATCGGTGAATGGGACAAGGTTGCGATTCGATATGGGTATTCTGACGCGTCAGACGCGAAGACGCTCGACCAGATCCTCCAAGACGCGACTGCGCGCGGGCTCCTATTCATCGTAGATGAAGATGCACGGCCGGATGGAGGCGCACATCCGCAGGCTCACTTGTGGGATAACGGCAAAGATGCCGTCCAGGAGCTGAAACATATTGTCAAAGTCAGAGAACTGGCGTTGTCCCGTTTTTCTGAAAACACGATCCGGAAAGGAATTCCACTTTCGAACTTGGAAGAAGTACTGGTGCCGATTTATCTATTTCACCGATATCAAATCATTAATGTTTCAAAGTTGATCGGGGGTCTGGATTACAGCTACACGCTGCGAGGGGACAATCAAAAAGGACCGCGTCCGGTTCCCGCTGCAATGCAAGTCAATGCGCTGCAGTCATTGCTTTCGCTGCTGCAACCGGATGCACTGGCAGTACCGGATCCTGTATTGAAACTCATTCCTCCGCGAGCTTACGGCTACCCGCGATGGCGAGAAACTTTTCGCGTGAGAACTGGACTGACATTCGATGCGCTGGCTCCCCCGGAAAGCGCGGCGAACATGATTCTGTACGTGATTCTTCATCCGGAACGCGCTGCCAGATTGGTTGAAATGCATTCACTGGATTCGCAATTGCCTGGTTTCAGTGATGTGGTCGACAAACTTCTCGCCGCGACGTGGAAAGCGCAACAGGAAAACGGCTATCATGGAGAAATCAGACGCGTAGTTAATATGCTCGCGTTGTATTCTTTGATGAACCTCACCGCAAACGACAAAACAGCGTCGCAGGTTAGAGCGATTTCTTATCAGAAACTGGATCAGTTAAAGGATTGGTTAAAGGCCCAATTGAAAGCATCGGCTAGCCAGGAAGTAAACGCTCATTATCAGTTCGCGTTATCGGAGATCATTCGCTTTCAGGAGAATCCAAAGGAGATTCACCTGACTCCACCGCTTGAGCCACCGCCGGGAGCCCCCATCGGGTGTTGGTAA
- the fabZ gene encoding 3-hydroxyacyl-ACP dehydratase FabZ: MQKDNLPDIEKILQLLPHRHPFLLIDRVTGLDPQKSITGVKCVTYNEWYFEGLPAGLRIVPASILSEAIAQLGAILIYVEEENRNKLVLFSGLNKVRFRKPIRPGDEVVMSAELVRRKGRLGRFSVLAKVQDRVVMNGTMQFALE; this comes from the coding sequence ATGCAAAAAGACAACTTGCCGGATATCGAGAAAATCCTTCAGCTTTTGCCCCACAGGCATCCTTTTCTTTTGATCGATAGAGTCACCGGCCTGGATCCGCAAAAAAGCATTACCGGCGTGAAATGCGTCACTTACAACGAATGGTACTTTGAGGGCTTACCCGCTGGTTTACGCATCGTACCTGCCTCCATTCTTTCCGAAGCGATCGCCCAACTTGGCGCGATTTTGATCTACGTCGAAGAGGAAAACAGGAACAAGCTTGTTCTGTTTTCCGGGCTTAACAAAGTGCGATTCCGCAAACCGATTCGGCCGGGTGATGAAGTTGTGATGTCAGCCGAGCTCGTTCGCCGCAAAGGAAGACTCGGTCGCTTTTCCGTCCTGGCAAAAGTTCAAGATCGCGTCGTGATGAATGGCACGATGCAATTCGCCCTGGAATAG
- a CDS encoding M20 family metallopeptidase — MHPKETAAHFEAQKQRMVSDLRSWVEMESPTSDKSSVDQFGRVVAAKLEDIGMSIEWKEDATRGNHLIARWGSRHGHLLLIGHLDTVWELGTLQRFPCEIDDEIGRGPGIFDMKAGLLIAFYALSLIRNQGLAKYPITFLATSDEEIGSVSSRELIEHEARSARAAFVLEPGGPNNSLKTKRRGVGRYTVTAHGKAAHAGVEPEKGVNAIEELSHQILELHSWNKLRNGISVNAGLIKGGTRVNVIPEEAEAIIDVRCDAMDDIQWLSSKFDSLSPKKEGSLITVEGGVDRPPLERNEKVLKLYEQAKGIGHTLDYALSEFWTGGGSDGNLTAALGVPTLDGLGAEGGGAHALTEHILTSSLHKRAALLYHMILRQFE; from the coding sequence ATGCACCCAAAGGAAACCGCAGCGCATTTCGAAGCTCAAAAACAGAGAATGGTTTCCGATCTGAGAAGCTGGGTGGAGATGGAGTCACCCACTTCTGATAAATCTTCAGTGGATCAGTTTGGACGTGTTGTTGCTGCGAAACTCGAAGATATTGGAATGTCGATTGAGTGGAAGGAAGACGCGACTCGCGGGAACCATTTGATCGCGCGGTGGGGTTCGCGTCACGGACATCTTCTCCTGATCGGACATCTTGATACGGTCTGGGAGTTGGGAACTCTGCAGCGATTTCCATGCGAAATCGATGACGAAATCGGACGCGGTCCGGGCATCTTCGATATGAAGGCGGGCCTTCTCATCGCATTCTATGCATTGAGCCTGATCCGCAATCAGGGCCTGGCTAAATATCCGATCACTTTTCTTGCAACTTCTGATGAAGAAATAGGGAGCGTAAGCTCCCGCGAGTTGATTGAACATGAGGCGAGGAGCGCTAGAGCCGCCTTTGTCCTGGAACCTGGCGGACCCAACAATTCCTTGAAAACCAAACGCCGTGGAGTAGGTCGATACACGGTAACAGCTCACGGAAAAGCTGCACATGCAGGTGTCGAACCGGAAAAGGGCGTGAACGCAATAGAAGAGTTGTCTCATCAAATCCTTGAATTGCATAGCTGGAACAAGTTGCGGAATGGAATTAGCGTCAACGCAGGTTTGATCAAAGGAGGCACGCGCGTTAATGTGATACCGGAAGAAGCCGAAGCAATCATCGATGTCCGGTGTGATGCAATGGATGATATTCAGTGGCTTTCCAGCAAGTTTGATTCTTTGTCTCCAAAGAAGGAGGGATCCCTCATCACAGTGGAAGGTGGCGTTGACAGACCTCCGCTGGAACGCAACGAGAAAGTGTTGAAACTTTACGAGCAGGCAAAAGGGATCGGCCACACCCTGGATTACGCTCTTTCGGAATTCTGGACCGGCGGAGGAAGCGATGGAAACCTGACGGCTGCCCTTGGAGTACCGACTCTAGATGGTCTGGGAGCAGAAGGTGGCGGAGCGCATGCATTAACGGAACACATCCTGACGAGCTCTTTGCACAAAAGAGCCGCGTTGTTGTATCACATGATCTTGCGTCAGTTTGAATGA